A single window of Ananas comosus cultivar F153 linkage group 17, ASM154086v1, whole genome shotgun sequence DNA harbors:
- the LOC109723302 gene encoding uncharacterized protein LOC109723302 isoform X3: MDVDSQPTMEETILVGDDLMLGPPSPLIPQEIASHVLEGVDLCDGILRNLFLCLQINDIEPFCQDEIVLYRQCAEKRDKELRQRLQDSEHKLGLSMPLDEAKDRAAQLQSEVTLLERRLILASGIEGMEGFRQRWSLHGRVEDTKRRLEALNQGMAKRSTENTKDEVKGDKRVLPHYFYLWYACMKPAHC, translated from the exons ATGGATG TCGATTCGCAACCAACTATGGAGGAAACTATCCTTGTGGGGGATGACCTCATGCTGGGCCCTCCATCCCCTCTCATACCCCAGGAGATTGCATCTCATGTTCTTGAAGGTGTTGATTTATGTGATGGAATACTGAGAAATCTTTTCCTGT GCCTGCAAATTAATGATATCGAGCCATTTTGCCAAGATGAGATTGTTCTGTACCGGCAGTGTGCTGAGAAGAGG GATAAGGAGTTAAGGCAGCGACTCCAGGATAGTGAGCATAAATTGGGTTTATCTATGCCATTGGACGAGGCGAAGGATAGAGCTGCCCAACTTCAATCTGAAGTTACACTGTTAGAGAG GCGCTTGATTCTTGCTAGCGGAATAGAAGGCATGGAAGGATTTCGCCAGCGATGGAGCTTGCATGGACGCGTTGAGGACACTAA GAGAAGATTGGAAGCTCTGAATCAGGGAATGGCTAAAAGATCAACTGAGAATACTAAAGATGAGGTTAAAGGAGACAAAC GTGTACTTCCGCATTATTTCTATTTGTGGTATGCATGCATGAAGCCGGCTCACTGCTGA
- the LOC109723302 gene encoding uncharacterized protein LOC109723302 isoform X4, producing MDVDSQPTMEETILVGDDLMLGPPSPLIPQEIASHVLEGVDLCDGILRNLFLCLQINDIEPFCQDEIVLYRQCAEKRDKELRQRLQDSEHKLGLSMPLDEAKDRAAQLQSEVTLLERRLILASGIEGMEGFRQRWSLHGRVEDTKRRLEALNQGMAKRSTENTKDEVKGDKLL from the exons ATGGATG TCGATTCGCAACCAACTATGGAGGAAACTATCCTTGTGGGGGATGACCTCATGCTGGGCCCTCCATCCCCTCTCATACCCCAGGAGATTGCATCTCATGTTCTTGAAGGTGTTGATTTATGTGATGGAATACTGAGAAATCTTTTCCTGT GCCTGCAAATTAATGATATCGAGCCATTTTGCCAAGATGAGATTGTTCTGTACCGGCAGTGTGCTGAGAAGAGG GATAAGGAGTTAAGGCAGCGACTCCAGGATAGTGAGCATAAATTGGGTTTATCTATGCCATTGGACGAGGCGAAGGATAGAGCTGCCCAACTTCAATCTGAAGTTACACTGTTAGAGAG GCGCTTGATTCTTGCTAGCGGAATAGAAGGCATGGAAGGATTTCGCCAGCGATGGAGCTTGCATGGACGCGTTGAGGACACTAA GAGAAGATTGGAAGCTCTGAATCAGGGAATGGCTAAAAGATCAACTGAGAATACTAAAGATGAGGTTAAAGGAGACAAAC TTTTGTAA
- the LOC109723302 gene encoding uncharacterized protein LOC109723302 isoform X1 has translation MDVDSQPTMEETILVGDDLMLGPPSPLIPQEIASHVLEGVDLCDGILRNLFLCLQINDIEPFCQDEIVLYRQCAEKRDKELRQRLQDSEHKLGLSMPLDEAKDRAAQLQSEVTLLERRLILASGIEGMEGFRQRWSLHGRVEDTKRRLEALNQGMAKRSTENTKDEVKGDKRKKKWFFCFVIKGYCWSLDQPGFSARVKSAGKWLQWSIHNLMILLNLG, from the exons ATGGATG TCGATTCGCAACCAACTATGGAGGAAACTATCCTTGTGGGGGATGACCTCATGCTGGGCCCTCCATCCCCTCTCATACCCCAGGAGATTGCATCTCATGTTCTTGAAGGTGTTGATTTATGTGATGGAATACTGAGAAATCTTTTCCTGT GCCTGCAAATTAATGATATCGAGCCATTTTGCCAAGATGAGATTGTTCTGTACCGGCAGTGTGCTGAGAAGAGG GATAAGGAGTTAAGGCAGCGACTCCAGGATAGTGAGCATAAATTGGGTTTATCTATGCCATTGGACGAGGCGAAGGATAGAGCTGCCCAACTTCAATCTGAAGTTACACTGTTAGAGAG GCGCTTGATTCTTGCTAGCGGAATAGAAGGCATGGAAGGATTTCGCCAGCGATGGAGCTTGCATGGACGCGTTGAGGACACTAA GAGAAGATTGGAAGCTCTGAATCAGGGAATGGCTAAAAGATCAACTGAGAATACTAAAGATGAGGTTAAAGGAGACAAACGTAAGAAGAAATGGTTTTTCTG TTTTGTAATCAAGGGATATTGTTGGTCTTTGGACCAACCTGGTTTTAGTGCAAGAGTCAAAAGTGCTGGTAAGTGGTTGCAGTGGTCGATCCATAATTTGATGATTCTTTTGAATTTAGGTTGA
- the LOC109723302 gene encoding uncharacterized protein LOC109723302 isoform X2, with product MDVDSQPTMEETILVGDDLMLGPPSPLIPQEIASHVLEGVDLCDGILRNLFLCLQINDIEPFCQDEIVLYRQCAEKRDKELRQRLQDSEHKLGLSMPLDEAKDRAAQLQSEVTLLERRLILASGIEGMEGFRQRWSLHGRVEDTKRRLEALNQGMAKRSTENTKDEVKGDKRKKKWFFWCTSALFLFVVCMHEAGSLLKQ from the exons ATGGATG TCGATTCGCAACCAACTATGGAGGAAACTATCCTTGTGGGGGATGACCTCATGCTGGGCCCTCCATCCCCTCTCATACCCCAGGAGATTGCATCTCATGTTCTTGAAGGTGTTGATTTATGTGATGGAATACTGAGAAATCTTTTCCTGT GCCTGCAAATTAATGATATCGAGCCATTTTGCCAAGATGAGATTGTTCTGTACCGGCAGTGTGCTGAGAAGAGG GATAAGGAGTTAAGGCAGCGACTCCAGGATAGTGAGCATAAATTGGGTTTATCTATGCCATTGGACGAGGCGAAGGATAGAGCTGCCCAACTTCAATCTGAAGTTACACTGTTAGAGAG GCGCTTGATTCTTGCTAGCGGAATAGAAGGCATGGAAGGATTTCGCCAGCGATGGAGCTTGCATGGACGCGTTGAGGACACTAA GAGAAGATTGGAAGCTCTGAATCAGGGAATGGCTAAAAGATCAACTGAGAATACTAAAGATGAGGTTAAAGGAGACAAACGTAAGAAGAAATGGTTTTTCTG GTGTACTTCCGCATTATTTCTATTTGTGGTATGCATGCATGAAGCCGGCTCACTGCTGAAACAATAG